The window CGGATCCGTGGACGGCGCACGGGCCGAACTCGACCTCGTGACGCTGATCGTGGCGCGTTCCGCACCCCAGCCGGCCGCGTCACCTGAGGAGTCGGCGGTGCTCCGGCTCTGCGCGGCCCCCTTGTCCGTGGCCGAGCTCTCGGCCTATCTCCAACTGCCGTTCAGCGCGATGACCGTACTGATCACCGAGCTGATCGCGGCCGAACTGGTGCAGGCGCGCGCCCCGATCGTCCGCAAGGCGCTCCCCGACCGTTCACTCCTCGAAGCGGTGATGCATGGACTTCAACGGCTCT of the Streptomyces sp. 1222.5 genome contains:
- a CDS encoding DUF742 domain-containing protein codes for the protein MTPPRRKRRQPQHLPPPPPPPPAPQPAGGPATPRNPERLYTIAGSVDGARAELDLVTLIVARSAPQPAASPEESAVLRLCAAPLSVAELSAYLQLPFSAMTVLITELIAAELVQARAPIVRKALPDRSLLEAVMHGLQRL